agcctcttaaaaatattgattcttctcttttcattctttctcgCATACTTGTGCTCCAGAATTGTAATGTCCGATGGCACCTGCCATGGGGGAGGGGAGTATACGTGGTGGTCAAATGGGGAAAGGATAACCACGTTAGTTACGTGCAAAGAGATCCACATGCATGTACGTAAATTCGATAAACTCCTAAACTGTTATGCATAGGAAGGTTGTGCAGGAAGGGACCATGAACACTTGTAAGGGACGACCCAACTGTAAAGTGTACTTCCCCTTTTACAACTTCCATTTCATCTTTACCTTAACGTAGGACATCGTATTTACACAGGAACGTAACAGTGCAGagggatggagaaaaataaacaaaaaaaaaactattaaCAACTTATGGCTTAAGTTTAATTCCCAAGTTTTCCTATCATTTGGAACGAACACATGAAGTAAgctcttctcattttttttttttttttctatgcaaCAGAGCATACAAGTTAAGTTTCACTTCTCGAAGCACAAGTAAACACAAAAGGTGAATATGGGTAGTATCAAATTATCTATGTCGTGGAGATATGcctttaagaaaaaaaaaaaaaaaaaaaaaaaaaaaaattgcctgaacaggtcatgCTAAATTTTGCTTGAAATCGTGTATTTTGCCTTGCAGGGTCAGgcaaaaatgtaattttattttattattattattatttatttttttttttcgctagtTCGGCTATTCCTCACCTCGAATAGGGCACCGAAGAGGGACACCATAGAAATAGCGGTCAAACTGGCCAACGGCGTTTTCTGCGGAGTGGTGAAACGACGAATCGATGAAGCTGTGAAGGGCAGTGGATTAGAGAGTCGCTCCATCACGAATATACGTTCCTCTGCACAGGGCACGTGTTCCCAACGCACACAACGTGTGTACTTCCCCGCAGGGGTGTGCACCTGGAGGAATGATCTCCCACTGTGCGTTGCGCTCTCGCCCTGCAGTTCTCTCTCCTTTCCTACTTGAACGAAATAGCTCTCAAGCAGAAGCgataaaaatgtagaacaaaaaaaaaagagaaatccTGCATATGGGTGAACATGTACGGGGGAAATACAGTTTGTTTGAGGAAAACGGCTGGTCTCTATATCGTCACGACTTTGTGTGCACCATTCTTTCAACTTGGCCAAATGTGTTGCCAACtgcctgacttgttcaggcgttttctttcccttccagctttttccttcacaaatTATCtgattttttccccacctgCGTACGACTTGTTATTCGTGTTTTTAATCTTCGGGATGGGGAACAGAAGCCCCCCGATGGCGGCCTGCGGGAGGAAAGGACAACATTAGGGTTATGCTACGCATGCTAGTACTGCGCGGCATCCTGAGAAATAGTCATCGAGCACTTAATGTACACAGGAGTAACGCCGCCAAACGAGCCCCAACGAAAAAGAGTTGCCTAACAAATGAGTCGCCTATGCATATGGCATTAAGCCCCGAACTGTGGAGAATCAGATCGGCGTCCCGGAAGATGAAGACACTTCGGGTTCCCTTGCGCAGGTAGTTCCTGCTGTTCAATAATACGTCCGCGACGATTGGTATGTACACCCTggggaggagggaaaaaaaaaaaaaaaaaaaaaaaagtaaacaagtgaacaaaaaatgggtaaaCATATGAACAGGTCCCCTTCATGTTGAAACATGGAGCATTCCATGGGGATGCACCTCTCCTTCCAACAATACCCAGCCAAGAGGTAAATGTGCGTAACAACCAGGCCCCTCCTATCTCTATCGTCAATGAAActgcaaaagggaaagggatgGCCAGGAGTGATTATAGCTGCAAAATACACGCGCCGCCTTTACATTGCTTTTTACACCACGTCTACACCGTTTGCTTGACCCATGGCTACCTCGGGCAGACCTGGTCATGAACTTATGAAGCATGTTGCGATCCGGCGACAGCGCTTGGCCGATTTTTCGAGCAACTTCCAGGAAGAGTAGCAGGAGAAAAGCGAAAGAGAGGATCACCACGAGGAGCTCCACCTGCattaggggggaaggggggtTAGCAGAGTCAACACCTCATCACTGTCAGAGGGGTCAACAAAATTAGTATCGTCAAGCGCAAAGGTTATCTTCGCggtgaaaacaaaaagacGCAGAGGGCCCCGACCCAGAAAAGCCTCCACAATCATAACCATCACGAGAGATTACCTTCCCTAAGAGGAAAGACAATTGTGCATTCACAAACAGTAGGAAATGGTAGTGCTTCCTTAGATAAGACAGGTTCCCGTTTCTCTTCACCATCTTGGCAATGTAAAATATGTACAGAAGTGTGATAATGAGCcatccaaaaaataaaaggtaaTTCTGTTGGTGGTACAGGAGGTCGACTAAATTCTGCATCGCGCTTGTCTCtttaaaagggggagaagaaaaaaaaaaaaaaaaaaaaaaaaaaaaagtttaatcGTAACAAATATACCTGCTTTGCTAAGTCGAACCCTGTTTTTGTTTGTGTGTGGAGGGGGGAAATCCCTCCTGTCTGCCTACCCGATTCACTCACGAAGTCGTATCGTCTGGCGCCGAGGTTTAGAATGttataaagaaggaacatcACCGAGGCGATGATGAGTTTCCCCTTCTGGCTCTTTGCCTGTTGCAGTAGGTAAACGCAGCACGCGGCGTAGACAGTCAAACTGAGGGCCTGTTGGGTGAGCAGAAGGGGAGGTAAGGAGTCGTGTAGGTTACAAGCAAAAATAATTGGCAGTTGCACAGGAAATAATTGGATTTAATTCCCATCTGCATGGTGCATTACCACCCCACTGAGGAACACGGACAACACACTAGGGACAACGCCCCCATCCAGGTGCGCATGGAAAAGGCCATATGCGTAAGCGTCCAGGAGAAGGGTCCCCGCTACGCTCACTGTCGCCCCCTCCAGGAAGGAAAACACCCTACAagggagaaagggaaaaaaaaaaatataaaataatataatataaaacaaataataaaaaaaaaaaaaaaaaaaaaaaaagcaagtgTGCCTAGAAGCAAATGTTATTGTAACATCCATCAGCAACTACACCACGCTTACCCATCCGTCAGCCGAAAGGCCCCTATGGCTATCATGTGATAAAAGACAAAGTTGAGTGAAAAACAGAGAAAACAGGTGGCGAAGCTCTCTTGAATTCGCATTGCTCCTGTGAATTTtggaaaatggagaagtgtTGCAGATGCATATCGTTTGAGGTATCTCACTACATGGTCCCGGTAGCGGTGTGTGACTAAGCGGTAAGATGGCCCTACCGAGCGTTGCCATAAAGAGGAGGGCGTGGAAGAGGAGGTAGGAGCAGGCATTCACCCGCACATATCGCAGGAAGACACTGCCGAGGAGAAACTCGTTCACGAGGACGAGTGACAGCTTCGCCGCGCctaggggaaaaagaaaagaaaaaagacgcAGAGGGTAAGGTGACGTGGGTAAGGTGACATGGGTAATGTGACGCGACTAGGGTGGAACCCCCCTCGAGGGGGCAACACTCCACTGGAGGTTCTCCGGGCACAGATGAGAAGATTCCCAATGCTTCACACTAACCAAAGTTTAAAATATCAAATTTAAAAACCAGAAGGGTGgagaggaaggggaaaaaaaacaacgggAAAAAGTTGTCGCCATATATCTGAAGGAACAATTTCCACGTGCTAATAACCCCCTTCTCGTACAGACGCAAAAATATGGgatccacttttttcttcagcaACCCTGGTGGCATCTTTTCCCTGTGGTGATACGCCCCGATGGTAAGGGTGTGGCTGCTAAGTAGGTTGCCACCTCTATGTGGACTTGTTTCATCTTCCATtcctggagaaaaaaatccccccttttttatcttgCACTTGGCTttactttctttcttccagtGTGCCATGAGAAGGACAACCACCACACTGTACAGAAGCGTTAGGAACACCCATAGGTAGGTGCAGTAGTTCGTGTACAAAATTTCCCTCCTCACCACCGTGATTAGGATTAGTGAGATTAGTATGCCCCTTATCATGTTGGAGAATTCCGTTTGTTCAGGGTCTACCCAGACGGGACGGGGTGATACAGATCTATGGTTCCGCTATGGTACTGCCTCAAGGCAACTGGCTTTCGAAGTTGCCTTTTGGGCAGGCGCCCCCCTTTAGCTCATGCTCGGGGTAAAGGttgaaatgagaaaaaattaaaaaaaaattaaaaaaaaattaaaaaaaagaaaagtggaggaaaaaaaagtaaaacagCTTTCACAAACAATTGACATACGATAACAACAAATTGACATCATATAAAACTGTGGGGGATCTCAAAAAGGTGACtcaaaaattaacaaaaatggaagagggacccccgtttttttttttttctctctttccttccaccagGTGTGAAGTGTAACCGTTTTGGGCGGgactccaattttttttttttttttttttttttttttaattttttctcatttcaaCCTTCCGGAAAATTggcatttttccttccgaaGCGAACAAATGAagcaccaaaaaaaaaaaaaaaaaaaaaaaaaaaaaattggagtcCCGCCCAAAACGGTTACACTTCACACATTGGTTGCGTTACACATTGACTTGACTTTGCAACACGTTAACGGCCCGCTGATCCAACCGGTTACCCCCCTCAGAGCACGCTGCGATAGCCGAAGAGGTCGCGTATGTTGCGAATGTTGTACTTGATCATGGTGGGCCTCTCCAGGCTCAGACCCCAGGCAATGACAGACACCTCTGGGGGGAAGCCCATAGCGCGTAGCATCTCAGGACGGAAAATGCCACTATTCCCAACCTCCAtccactttttattttcctcatgGTAACCATACACCTCCATGGAAGGCTCCGTATACGGGTTGAAGGTCGGTTTGAATCGTAGCTTACAAATACCAATGTGTTTGTAAAAGGCTGTTAACGTTCCAATTAAGTGAGACAGTCCCAAGTTTTTGTCGATGATGAGTCCTTCGACTTGATGGAATTCAGCCAAATGGGTACTGTCTAGATTCTCATTTCTGAACACTCTATCTAtgctaaaatattttttgggaATTATAGAACCCGTTTTTTCATACTCTTTCGCTAGCTGGAATAAGGCCCTACAAGAATTGGCAGTGGTATGTGTTCTGAGGACGTTCTTTTTTGTGCTCTTCAATTCCCACTGATAATTCCAACCGAAACTTCCATAATCTCCCACAGAATGAACACGCTTAACATTATCGATGTAACATTTATCTGTGAAATTATCCATGCACAATTCAGGCTTTTCAATAAAAAACGTATCTTGCAAATCCCTACTCGGGTGTTGTTGCGGAATGTACAAGGCGTCGAAGCACCAGAAGGAAGATTCTACATAATTGTGCGTATCCATTTCTTCAAATCCCagagaaacaaaaatatccttgAATATTCTCATTTGTCTAATTAACAAATGAATGTTccctttattcattttttttccgctggaaaagaaattatatttttttatgccatattttttgtattcttcattttttatcaataGATATGTTAGGTCGGTAATCtgtttctttatttcttttgtaAAATGGCTAGTTCGAACGATATAGATGTAGGACACCTTCTTCACGTCCATgagttttctctttttcagtTCCTTTATCAAATTGTTTATCTCTTCGTGATTTTCCCCTGAGGGTAAGATCTGCTTTAAGTTGGAGACAAGAGTACCTTCATTATGTCCATGCTTTTCTACCATGTCAAGGTACTGTCTCGTGTCATCCACGAGACTGTTGGCACCACCTTCCACATGAGCGCATAACTTTTTATCGCTTTTTCGAAGTTCaatctttttcctttttaaattgaTGTTCAATCCAATATCTCCCTTCTTCCCAAACAACCTCTTCAAATCATCCAGGGTGCATTCTTTCTGTTCTACTACATATTTCAACGTTACGTATTCTGGTGATCCATCGTGAAGGtactcctttccttcctccgtCAATTGGTACGTGTTGAAGCTTTGAACATGATTAACAACGTAGTACATGGTCTCCAACTTTTTTGCCATTCCAAGCACTTTACTATGTTCTAGGTTGTACTTGTTACATATACGTAACGACGTTACGTATTTTGATTCTTCcacttgcacatttttttcctccttcagcTGGAGGTAGTATGCCCGATGTTTTCCTAACTCCTCCGCTTCGATACTCCCCAACGGGGCACcatcttcttccctcttctcccccccctcctcacACAAGGCGAACTCCTCCTCCAGAATGTCCAGGAAGTGGTTCAGCTCCTCGCCCTTCTGCTCTTCCTGCCCCTTCGCCTGCATTTTCAATCTCGTAACTTTACGTTCACCTTACCTGGGGGCGTCCTTTTCCCAACGCTTGTTCCTCACACCGATGGGACAGAGCTTCCGCAATATCCTCGTACAGCTATACCTATATACGCACGTGTAC
The Plasmodium knowlesi strain H genome assembly, chromosome: 2 DNA segment above includes these coding regions:
- a CDS encoding phosphatidate cytidylyltransferase, putative, with amino-acid sequence MIRGILISLILITVVRREILYTNYCTYLWVFLTLLYSVVVVLLMAHWKKESKAKCKIKKGGFFSPGMEDETSPHRGGNLLSSHTLTIGAYHHREKMPPGLLKKKVDPIFLRLYEKGVISTWKLFLQIYGDNFFPLFFFPFLSTLLVFKFDILNFGAAKLSLVLVNEFLLGSVFLRYVRVNACSYLLFHALLFMATLGAMRIQESFATCFLCFSLNFVFYHMIAIGAFRLTDGVFSFLEGATVSVAGTLLLDAYAYGLFHAHLDGGVVPSVLSVFLSGVALSLTVYAACCVYLLQQAKSQKGKLIIASVMFLLYNILNLGARRYDFVSESETSAMQNLVDLLYHQQNYLLFFGWLIITLLYIFYIAKMVKRNGNLSYLRKHYHFLLFVNAQLSFLLGKVELLVVILSFAFLLLLFLEVARKIGQALSPDRNMLHKFMTSFIDDRDRRGLVVTHIYLLAGVYIPIVADVLLNSRNYLRKGTRSVFIFRDADLILHSSGLNAICIGDSFAAIGGLLFPIPKIKNTNNKSYAGFLFFFCSTFLSLLLESYFVQKTPLASLTAISMVSLFGALFEAYLHDIDNLILPIFTFCVYLCFEK
- a CDS encoding phenylalanine--tRNA ligase alpha subunit, putative, which translates into the protein MQAKGQEEQKGEELNHFLDILEEEFALCEEGGEKREEDGAPLGSIEAEELGKHRAYYLQLKEEKNVQVEESKYVTSLRICNKYNLEHSKVLGMAKKLETMYYVVNHVQSFNTYQLTEEGKEYLHDGSPEYVTLKYVVEQKECTLDDLKRLFGKKGDIGLNINLKRKKIELRKSDKKLCAHVEGGANSLVDDTRQYLDMVEKHGHNEGTLVSNLKQILPSGENHEEINNLIKELKKRKLMDVKKVSYIYIVRTSHFTKEIKKQITDLTYLLIKNEEYKKYGIKKYNFFSSGKKMNKGNIHLLIRQMRIFKDIFVSLGFEEMDTHNYVESSFWCFDALYIPQQHPSRDLQDTFFIEKPELCMDNFTDKCYIDNVKRVHSVGDYGSFGWNYQWELKSTKKNVLRTHTTANSCRALFQLAKEYEKTGSIIPKKYFSIDRVFRNENLDSTHLAEFHQVEGLIIDKNLGLSHLIGTLTAFYKHIGICKLRFKPTFNPYTEPSMEVYGYHEENKKWMEVGNSGIFRPEMLRAMGFPPEVSVIAWGLSLERPTMIKYNIRNIRDLFGYRSVL